gaaaaagatttttttcagCCTTGGAAAGAGACTTAAAAAATCATattgaccctaaacttttgaatggtagtgtacataaaCCAACTGAACTGTGCATTTATTAATTCaagaatcaaataaaataagatatggATTGTCTTTAAAACTACTTGATTTTGAGGAAGCCCAATCAGACACCAATCAAAAGCAATTCATTAACACTAAATTCAAACCGAAACTAAAAGGTCTtcacaaaaagaaaagaaagaaagaaagaaacatggATAATAATGGGAAAATTGCTCACAGCAAGAAAAAGACTACCAAGTTGTTGCAGATCCACACCtatgcctaaaaaaaaaaaaaaaaaaagtacatctCATCCATTATGGCATGAGTACCCACCCTCTCCAGGTCTTGCCGCAGGTGCATGAACATGCGCATTCGTGTGTGGATGCTGTCCTCTTGTGGCTGCTGCAGCAGGTTCTCTTCATCTTCTTTAGGTGGCAGCAGGGCCTTATTAAAGTTGCTTTTCCTCTTTATTTTCCAGTACTGAAAGATGAAATCCAGCAGGTGGCTTGGCAGTCCAAGGTCTTGGGCCACTTCCTCAGGATGAACGAGTGTGTAGAACTCCTCCTCCAACTCCTGAAGCTTCTGCGCCCTCAAGCCCAGTTTCTCAGTCTCAGTCGGAGGTTTATGACGGGCCGGACTCAAACCCGCTTCGCCTGCTTTAGGTTTGCTGTGCTTCAGGCAGTAGGATTTGAACTTGACCTCGTCACCTTCATCCAGGATGGTCTTCATCTCCAGGTTGTGCTCAAAAGCACAAGTGACATGGAAAGGGATGGTGCAGTTCTTAACCGAACACTAGAAGACAAGAGACAGTGTTAAAAAACATGGACAGCCTGGAAGACAAAACTAGaaccattattttaataattaataattatcataataatatcataatttaataatcaataattgtgagaaaaaaaaatcttgctcaATGTTCTTAAAAACAATATGCAAATTGAaggctattaaaaaaaaaaacctaaatgaAAGATTTTATGCTACACATTgcgtatatttaaaaaatatattaatggtACAATATAAACAGATTTTAATACATTACTGTTCTCATAAAATTATCATTACTTGctgaataatttaaattaaatacaattaaaattagACTACCATTTTGCATCCATGATTTCATCCTATTGCACTCGatttgtaaaaatgacatcactGAAGGACGTTTTCTGTGCTTAATTTCACATATCCAACTAAGCAATAATTCACTAACTATAATTTATTACTTCTTTGCCCTATACAGCATTACCTGTATGCAGGCTCCAGTCTTGAGTTTACAGAGACTGCAGATGAGCGACCAGCGACTGGGGGGAATATGAGACACTTTGGTGATGGGTTCCATCCTCTCCGGGCATGCAATGCTCacctaaaacaaacaaattcttAATACTTATTTTCTTTAAAGATGATCAAAAGTGGAGTTTTGTGTCTGTTAACTCCGAGACTATCTATATAATATACTTAAGTAAACTAACAAATAGCAAATATGCTGACAGGAGCGAAAGCTCaatttcataatattattatttatgaaacAACATTAAGATCATACAAGCATGATGATAAAGAAGGTGTAATTCCATTTTTGTGACACAAAACTTACCTCCGGTATCCAGAGGGCACAGCTTACATGAGCCCATTTAGTGCCCGCCCTGGTAGCCTTCATTGCACCCCCTCTTTTAGGACACAGAAGGCACTGAGGGTTGATACCAAGCACACAAGTTCTGCACAGCCAGTTTCCATCTGGCACTTTCACAATGCCATAGCAGGCCTGCAACAAAATACAAGCATGAGTTTTGCTATAAACTTATCTACTTCTAGTTCACAACACTTAATAAAATCATATACTATAGAAATATTacaaacatgtatttatttttttcttatattaaTCAGCATCAAAGGCTATATTCATggcaaaaaaatacaatatacaaTTAAACTTTACAACATTACAACCAAAACTACACTttttcaaacgtttggggtcagtcagattttttttttttgttcattaagGCTATACAGTAAAactataatattgtgaaatattattactgctttctaatgcctttttaaaatattttaaaatgtaattttttattcctgttttggtaaagctgaattttcagcatcattactctagtcttcagtgtcacatgatccttcagaaataattctaatttggtgttaaagaaacatttattataatgttattataaacttgtgctcaaatttttgatgaataagtattaaaaaaaaacaacaacagtaaGATTGATCTCAAGATGAAAATCAACTTTACAATTTCattcatcaacaacaacaacaaaaatcttactgacctcaaactttttgACAGTAGTTTATATATCTgcaatattacaaaaatgtaaatacatttaaaaaaaaaaaataatgacaggaTAGTTaaaattaagacttttttttgtctttcttgACAAAATATCCTGCAGATTCTTAGCAATTTACTGATAATATCAAATGTCTCACCTGGTGCACACAAATGTTGCACTTATCGCAAAAGACCATGTCATTCCCTTCCTCGCTGTCAGGTGAGCGACATACATCACAGATGACGTCCTCATCGTACTCTATTCCCAACCCTTCCTCCGTCTCGATGGCGTGGTTCATGTTGTCGTGGCATTGCCTCTCCAGTGCCTCCATCACCCGCTCCATCGTCAGCTCATCCACCGGCCCGTCACCTACATGTAACATACAAATCGTACTTTATTCTTTGAAGCAAGTCATGACACCAAATCTTACAGGGAAAACACCAGACCAGGCCTAGCTTTTACAGGCATCCTCTCTCTTACCCATCGTCCCAAGCTCTGCATTAAGCTTCTGGAGCCAGTATAGATCCATATCATCTAGGTCATATCTGCACATAGCCTCTGCCAGCTCCTTGATATTGACATAACCCGTCTCCGTAGAGTCCTGACTCCAGCACTGAATATATTTCCTCGGTTTTGTGAAGAGGACCTCCTTTGGCTTCTCTGCTATTATcctacacatacacacaaaaacatagccaccatgaatttttttttttaaatggaatattgccgtttttataataaatgatttattataaAAGACCTGTACTACCAGTACCAGTCGGtagtaaaacaaaaaagcaaaaaaagttGACAGTATCAGCATTTCTGCAGTACCAGTAGTAGAGTAGAGTAGGGTGTATTCAGTACTCGCTGATAGAcgctgctttcaaatgctcttGTTCATGTTTGAGTGTCATAGGCtcctttttacagtgtgtttttaCAGCTGTTgagcattgtagccaatcacaatcATATCTCTTGAGCTTGTGAATGCAATGGCCTATCAGAGGTGCTAGTTTTAATTAAGTTGAAAACGCAcaaggttttgttttgttcaacgAATCCTTTTTATTATAACCAACAAAGTGTAAACatgatgtaaataagagattcattgtaTAGTTAAGACACCTTTTTATTAtaacagaaaaattaagtaacaGTAATTTTTATTATCTATTCACAATCTGAATACAAGTTTAGTTTTTCATGCTGCTAAGAACAACCATATCTAAATGCATGATTGAATAGGAAACTGCGATAACTGACAGCGATGACCAAGTACTTAATTTAACTGTTTTTGCTCTGCTACCCAAAATTTATTTTACTagaatttttttcttctgctaaacacaaaacaagatattttgaagaataaggGTAACCAAGCaattgatgggccccattgacttccatagtatgaaaaaaaaataataatatgctaTACATTGAGGTCCATAcactgtttggttaccgacattcttcaaaatatattttttggggtTCAGCAGAattaagaaattcataaaggttttaaaCAACTTCAGGGTGagttaatgatgacagaattttcctttttgggtgaactatccctttaagtcacaTGCAAGATGGTACATGtccaaaaaccttttttttactggcttttattcaaagtggcATACCTCACAGAGGGCTGAGGGATAGTGTCTGGACTGGCCAGTACTTGGACGCCTTTTTCCCATTCCTGCTTCCATGTGTCCGCCAACAGGTAATAATCCTCTGGAGAAATATGGTGAGAGTCCGGCAGCTTCATGGCACTGATCAAGTCTTTTCTGAACACCTACAAGGGAGAAATAAGACCAAATATCAACCTGAATGAGTGATATGCctagttttactttaaaaattaattcataagtctgctgaaaaaaaaaaaaaaaaaatcaaggttCTTAAAACAGGTTAAGGTAATATTCTTCTGTTTTTACCTCTGCTGGTTTCTTCTGAGCAGAGGCGGGGGTGCCCGGTTTGCTTCCATACTTGTTAGAGGAAAAGGACGTCGAGGGACCTTTATGATACAACAACGGAGTGTGTCaagaataaatatatatttttgttctctATAAAACTTACACATAGACTCCGAATTCTGTAAAGCTCATTTTGACTCACTCTCATTGTCTGAACTGTCACTGCTGCTTGAAGTCCTGAGTCGTTTCATCCTGACGTATCCTGCAATGAAAGAGAAGTCCAGCTCAAACATCTTCAATTCAACCATATTCCACTAAACAATTTAGGCACAGTGATTTCACTTAGTACTCGTTTTACAAGTACtggtatttttgttattttttatttctgtgatggcaaagtagaattttcagcagccattactccagtctttagggtcacatgatccttcagaaataattctaatatgctgattattattattatttgatagTTGTTGAAATTAATTACTTGATTATTAATTTTGAGGGGGGATTTTTACATTTACCATTGTATAGGTTTCCTACAcattttctatttcaaaattccatacttttccagactcaAATTTCCAAACCTTTTCGGTTGTTTTTAGATCATATTTAACAAATGGTTAATACATCATTATTTTCCGCATTATATTTGGTATACAGTAGTCATCTGCAAATATTTTTGCACTTACATGATACAAATTTAATAAACCTAaactgttttattcttttttccATACTGATCCAGACCTTgaaattactcaaatcaaattaCATACTTTTCAAACTGCGTAGGAACCCTGATGGTAATACCATAGTATTCTTTTAAGTGccaaatatatgtaaataaatgacACATGCACATGTTAATAATTCAGTATCATAGTATATTTGTCCCATCAAATGATATAACCATAGAGGGCATCTTTAATGGTTTTCCTTTCCTTGAGCTGTTTTTTACTTACCATAAATTCAAAGAGCATGCTACTGTTTTCCTCTGCTGTGCTTCCGCCTCTCGCTCATGCCTGAAAAAGAGAATAAGACATGAGGCGAGAACACAAACTACAGTCTAAATGAAAATGTGGAGTAGTAAAATAGGCACTGGAGGGTAACAGGACTGATAGAC
Above is a genomic segment from Chanodichthys erythropterus isolate Z2021 chromosome 21, ASM2448905v1, whole genome shotgun sequence containing:
- the jade3 gene encoding protein Jade-3, encoding MKRLRTSSSSDSSDNESPSTSFSSNKYGSKPGTPASAQKKPAEVFRKDLISAMKLPDSHHISPEDYYLLADTWKQEWEKGVQVLASPDTIPQPSVRIIAEKPKEVLFTKPRKYIQCWSQDSTETGYVNIKELAEAMCRYDLDDMDLYWLQKLNAELGTMGDGPVDELTMERVMEALERQCHDNMNHAIETEEGLGIEYDEDVICDVCRSPDSEEGNDMVFCDKCNICVHQACYGIVKVPDGNWLCRTCVLGINPQCLLCPKRGGAMKATRAGTKWAHVSCALWIPEVSIACPERMEPITKVSHIPPSRWSLICSLCKLKTGACIQCSVKNCTIPFHVTCAFEHNLEMKTILDEGDEVKFKSYCLKHSKPKAGEAGLSPARHKPPTETEKLGLRAQKLQELEEEFYTLVHPEEVAQDLGLPSHLLDFIFQYWKIKRKSNFNKALLPPKEDEENLLQQPQEDSIHTRMRMFMHLRQDLERVRNLCYMVSRREKLKLSQSKAQEQIFNLHVKLINQELTAGLPVSSSLENLLFHPPPRITLKLKMPKVSLGNGKTSSKSGNGPLCPDNSGNVYDTSEGGIGQGKPQLHLGRARIEERANGLLPASIYIRRDGGTPPLAIKQSGKPLALHAALHGQSSNGKSKIEPEKTRPLKSNGIMDKPVLQRDTSCQTPTEKDTCNKISGKGQSGGFHKTSLEHFSRSLKEATVSLVRTEDLRAFEKNARKTSAFSKPVSNDQPLGGSRACQESDGYCPDAELSDSESEVKGKCRKGGRGQNQRGPAGDYVKSASRAKLSFGSRTSVQR